The DNA segment TGTAACTCTAGCAGCCGAAGCATTACCAGCAGTTAAGAAAAATACTGTGACTAACATTAGCACTACTTTATTCATAGCAACCACTCCCATATTTTTATATGATTAGGGTTGCCTAAATGATATTTTTTATTGCATTCGCAATAGAAGTTAAATGTACAACTCGGGTGTTCTTTCTTCATCAACAAAACTGCCCCGTTCGTAAGTACATCAATTCAAAAACTATATATCATCTTAACATATATATCCAATTATAACGTTCATTATGAACATTTTTATGTAAGACAATTGCGATAGGAAACTCAACCCGTTACTCTAATGAACTGCTCTTTCATTATGGAATGATCTTAGTTGTTCTTGCTTTTTGGGCGGTTTGTTGTATCCGATTTTCTAAAGGCTTTTTCAAAACAAGGGCTAGAAGGAAACTTACAGCTGCAAAAGCAAGAAGATAGATGATGTCTTTAGTAACAACCTCTTTTACCATTCCGCCAACAGTCTCCCGAAGCATACTAACAGCGTATGTAAATGGCATGTAGGGATTAATTGCTTGAAAAACTGGAGAGGTCGTACTTACCGGGAACGTCGCACCAGAGCTAGAGATTTGCAGCACCAAAAATATAATCGCTAATCCTTTTCCTATATTTCCAAACACGGAACATAATGTATACGTAATAATGATAAAGACTATGCTGACAAGAATGCTTAACAGAACAAACCAAAGTTTATCGACTACATAGGTGTGAATTAAAAACAAATCACCTAAGGAGACAATGGCAGCCTGAAAAATTCCGATAGTCAAAAAAGTCAGGAGTCTTCCTAGATATAAATGATAACCACGATATGTACCATTAGAATTCTCTACATCTACTCGGAGTGAGGCTATTAGGAGAGTCGCTCCTACCCATAGTGCCAGCATCGTATAAAAAGGTGACATGGCTGAACCGTAATTAGGAATAGGAAAAATCCTTTTTGTATTTAATAAAATTGGGCTAGAAAGAAAGCTGCTCTCTTTTTCAGGGTCATGTTTAAGAAATTCAATCAGGTCACGGATATTCACACTTTTCTCAAATTGGCGGAGCTTATCTGCTGCATTTCTAATTTCTGCCTCGAACCCAGGAAGATCATTCCTGGCGAAATCGGCTGCTTTATGAATTAGCTTTTCCACTTCGGGAAGTTTTGTACGCACTAGGTTTGCTGCTTTTCTAATATCATCCTCAAGTTTTGGTAAATCAGTCCTTACAAAATCAGCTGCTTTATGAACTTTTTGTTCAACAACAGGCAAATCATTACTAATAAAACTTGAGGCTGAATTCAGATCGTTTTCCACTGTGCTCACTTTCTGCTGTAGACCTACATGAATTTCTTGGATTGTTCCTTGAATTTTTTCTAATTCAGCTTGTAACTGATTTAACCCTACCTGATTTTCATCTGTGTTAACCTGGTCCGTTTCCTTTACCCGATCAATGGCCTCCTTTACTTTTGTTTCTATATCTGAAATGCTCGCTAAAACATCTGAAATAACGGAAGTGGTCCTTTTCAAATCATTCATCTTATCTTGAAGCTCTAGTATTTTGTCACCAGCTTCATGTATTCGAGGTAATGCACTTTCAACCTTTAATATACTTTCCCCTGCTTTTTGAATGTCTGGTATTCTTTGTTCAAGCTCTATCACTTTCTGCCCTTTCTCATGCAATTCAGGTAACTTTCCTTCAAGTTCAATCGCTTTTTTCCCCATTTCTTGAATCTGAGGTAAAGCCTTTTCAAGTTCAAAAATTTGAGTTTCTACCTTTTGGATATTTGGCAGGTTTTTCTCTAACTCCACACCCACCTTATAAAAACCAGAAAAAATAGCATTCCCGACCGTCTTAATAAACGCCTGACTAATTTGAGCGGTAACACTTGAGGCACCCGAGCTAGTGATTTTTGGTGCAACCGCATTAATTTTTTCATTTACTCCAAATTCAATTTTGGGTTTTTGCGGATTGATTTCTAAAATACTAGTTAATTTTTGAGAGAAGTCCTTTGGAATTAGCAAATAGGCATAATATTTTCCACTCTTTACACCATGAACTGCCTTTTCCTGTTTGACAAATACCCATCCAAGTTTATGATTAGCTTTTAATGTACTTATGATTTCATTTCCCACATTAATCCTTTTCCCATTAAGCTCTGCACCAGTATCTTCGTTCGTAACTGCCACTTTAATACCTGAAGTATTGCTATATGGATCCCACATAGACTTGATATTAATCCAGGCATAAGCCGACGGTAAAACCATAAGTGCCACAATTAAAAACAATACGGTTGGTACTCTAAAAATATTGACCCAATCAGTTTTGTAAATGTGCCAAATTTTTTGCATCCATTCTCACCCTTATCATTCCATACTTTCCTCTATTAGCTTTAGGAAAAGGATTCAAATTAATGCAACAATCAGTGATAAGAAGTTTTTTTAAAGTAAATAAAAAGACTGCCTA comes from the Neobacillus sp. PS2-9 genome and includes:
- a CDS encoding YhgE/Pip domain-containing protein, producing the protein MQKIWHIYKTDWVNIFRVPTVLFLIVALMVLPSAYAWINIKSMWDPYSNTSGIKVAVTNEDTGAELNGKRINVGNEIISTLKANHKLGWVFVKQEKAVHGVKSGKYYAYLLIPKDFSQKLTSILEINPQKPKIEFGVNEKINAVAPKITSSGASSVTAQISQAFIKTVGNAIFSGFYKVGVELEKNLPNIQKVETQIFELEKALPQIQEMGKKAIELEGKLPELHEKGQKVIELEQRIPDIQKAGESILKVESALPRIHEAGDKILELQDKMNDLKRTTSVISDVLASISDIETKVKEAIDRVKETDQVNTDENQVGLNQLQAELEKIQGTIQEIHVGLQQKVSTVENDLNSASSFISNDLPVVEQKVHKAADFVRTDLPKLEDDIRKAANLVRTKLPEVEKLIHKAADFARNDLPGFEAEIRNAADKLRQFEKSVNIRDLIEFLKHDPEKESSFLSSPILLNTKRIFPIPNYGSAMSPFYTMLALWVGATLLIASLRVDVENSNGTYRGYHLYLGRLLTFLTIGIFQAAIVSLGDLFLIHTYVVDKLWFVLLSILVSIVFIIITYTLCSVFGNIGKGLAIIFLVLQISSSGATFPVSTTSPVFQAINPYMPFTYAVSMLRETVGGMVKEVVTKDIIYLLAFAAVSFLLALVLKKPLENRIQQTAQKARTTKIIP